ACGACatcccaaaacaaaaaacaaaaaacaaaaaacaaaaacaacaaaagtctTGAGAGAACAGTTCAAACTTCATGGCAAaacatatatactatatatatttttttataaacgtTGAACGATGATCtacacatttatatattatagatGAGCATACTAAGAAGATTCCCATCACacaaataatcaaaaatcaatCGCAGATAAGCAATGAGAATTTGCTCTTGTTGCCGCTTCCTGTTTCCAcctaaataagaaaaaaagggTAAAGATATAAAACTGAGGTCGCTGAAATCAAAACATAGatacaaaatacatacacacacacacacacacacgcatactgCTGGCCAGGTTGAGGTTGTGGATATTGAAAATTGAACATTttatataacaaaatattGGAGAGAGGAGAATTAAAGGTTTTGTGGAAGGAGAAACGAGAAgcatacaaatattttttatacttgCAACTGTCGTCTTCACTTTATGTTTCGATTTTCAGCAACAAATTTTAGCCATCTAAGTCTACGGATATGATTTcgcatatatacacatacatatatatatatatatttatatatatatatatatagacataTAGATACGCAAATTGGCAGAACATTTACTTAAAACCCATACCTAAATATAtgagtatatacatatatctacgTTTATGTGGGCATCTTATTACGATGTTCATTTCATGTCGTCGCATGTTTTCCCCTTAGTTAAtcgaaaatcaaacaaaacaaaaaaaagccTATAAgacaaaaaccacaaaaaaaaaaaaatctatcttttttaattcatttgtaTAACCGAAAGTGTCATAGAATTCATTTGAGAGGTCGATTCTAGAATTGATTCCaccatataatataataaatgcataaactaaaaaaaaaaaactcagcAATTATCGTTTTTCTCTGCAaggattttatatatataatattattatatattcacttaaaataacttcatttcgAAACAgcaaatgtatttttcaatatttttcaattactttatttgattaaaaaaaaagatatattaCGATGTGATGCAATCATAGTTTTTTCTGCGATCGGTGGgttgatttcgatttcgaaaggaagaaaatatttaaccaCTGCGACGGGTGCGTCGGACTTTCttggttttcttgtttttcttgctGTTCTTTTTCTTGCTCTTGGTGGTCTTCTTGTCCTTCCTGTGACGCCGGTTGACGTAGTGCCTCGTGTGCCGAACTTTCTTATCGCTCGACGATGATGAACTGGACGCCtccgtggtggtggtggtcgtGGGAGCAACTGTCGTTGTAGTGGTGGTCGCCGTGGATGATGAGGAACTCGACGACGACGAAGTTGGAGAAGTGGACGAAGTTGGAGAAGTGGACGAAGTTGGAGAAGTGGACGAAGTAGGTGAAGTAGATGAAGCAGGTGAAGTAGATGAAGCAGGTGAAGTAGATGAAGTTGAACTAGCCACTGCCAGGAGGCTGGCGAGGATCAGTACGCAGAGGAATCGCATCTTGCGGCTTTGGGGCAGTGGTACTTGGAACTGTGCCTTT
The DNA window shown above is from Drosophila melanogaster chromosome X and carries:
- the CG15741 gene encoding uncharacterized protein translates to MRFLCVLILASLLAVASSTSSTSPASSTSPASSTSPTSSTSPTSSTSPTSSTSPTSSSSSSSSSTATTTTTTVAPTTTTTTEASSSSSSSDKKVRHTRHYVNRRHRKDKKTTKSKKKNSKKNKKTKKVRRTRRSG